The Oligoflexia bacterium DNA segment CAACAACTGCTGATTTTGTAGCGTTACGTTGTTCGTCGATAGTGATTTTTCCAGTAACACCTGGATAATCTTTGGTAGTCGCTAAAGCATCACGAATATCTGCTGGAGATAAAGACTTTGCGCGGTTCATAGCATCAACTAAAACCAAAGCAGCATCGTAACCCATGGCGGAAAGTCCGTCTGGTTCTACGTTGTACGCAGTCTTAAAGCGAGCGATGAAATCACGAGCTTTTGGATCTTCAGTATCCGTTGTGTAGTGATTGCTAAAGTATCCGCCATTGATGGCTTCTTTACCAATTTCAAAAAGTTTAGAGCTATCCCATCCGTCGCCGCCCATTAAAGGAACTTTGAGTCCTAATTGACGGGCTTGTCGCGCAATCAAACCAACTTCAGTGTAATAACCTGGGATAAAAATCGCCTCAGGTTTTACTTTTCCTGATTTGATTGATGTGAGCTGGGCTTTAAAGTCGATATCGTTTGAAACATAGGTTTGTTCAGAGACAATCACTCCACCCATTTTGGTGAAGGTTTCTTTAAAGAAATTAGCTAAGCCAACAGAGTAATCAGATTTTACGTCTTTCATAATCGCGACGTTTTTAACTTTGAGATGTTCACGAGCAAATTTCGCCATAACTGTTCCTTGAAACGGATCAATAAAGCACACGCGAAAAATATAATCTCCGACTTCAGTGACTTTAGGATTCGTTGAACTTGGCGTTAACATAGGGACTTTGTATTGTTGAGCAATTGGGGCTGCTGCTAATGATCTAGAGCTGGCCACTTCACCTAAAACGGCTACAACTTTATTTTGTGTGATGAGCTTTGTAACTGCAGTTGCAGCTTCTTCTGGTTTGCCTTGGTCATCGAGGGATAATAGTTTGAGTTTTTTGCCTCTTACGCCGCCAGCAGCATTAATTTCATTAAAAGCCAGTTCGATACCTTGGTGGGTGCTGATTCCGAAAGTAGCTTCTCCGCCAGTCATTGAACCATATTCACCAACTAAGATTTCGTTTGATTCTGCAGCGGGTGTTGCTGCGCTGTCGCCACCTTGTTTTGCAGTGCAACCTTTGGTGCAACCTGTAAGGGCTAATGTGAAGGAAATAAGTGCGACCAAAATTCGAATGCTCATGCAAAGTCTCCTTTGTATTCAAGCAAGTTGACGGCTTGAATTTGCGACATTAAAAACAACATATCTTGTTATCTCGACTCAGGATTTAGGTCAAATAGATAAAATGCTTTCTAAGCGAAGCCAGTCTTCATTAATTCGTTTTTTCTTAGTAAATGTATCTTTTAAGGGAACAGCGACGATTTTTAGGTCTTTTTCACCTGCCATGACAGCACATTGGCCACTTCTGATGAAGTCAACAGCCGCTGCGCCTAAGCGAGAGGCGAGATTGCGATCTTTTGCGGTGGGACTCCCCCCTCTTTGAATATGGCCAAGAATACAAACTTTCGCGTCAAAACGACTCTGTTTTTTAATCTCTTTGGCAAATTCATAAGCTTGCCCGGGTTTATCGCCTTCAGCGCAAATTAGCAGGCTTGATCGTTTTCCACGTTTGATTCCGCGGTTGATGATTGAAAGTACATGTTTGATTGAAACTTTATTTTCAGGAATAAAAACTTCTTCTGCTCCACAGGCAAGACCCACTTCAAGCGCAATATGACCTGAGTTTCGGCCCATGACTTCGACGATAAAAAGGCGATCATGGCTAGCAGCTGTGTCTCTGATTTTGTCGATGGCCTCAACGCCTGTATTTACGGCGGTATCAAAGCCGATTGTAAAATCGGTCCCATAAACGTCGTTGTCAATAGTGCCTGGCACTCCGATTATAGGAATTGTGTGTTCTTTCCATAAAGCTTGAGCACCTGTGAATGTGCCGTCACCGCCAATGGCAACGAGAGCGTCAAAACCCGCAGCTTTGAAATTTTTTGCGGCCTTGGTGCGGCCAGTAGCGTGATAAAAATCTTTGCATCGGCCCGTTTTAATGATGGTGCCGCCTCGTTGGATAATATTTGAAACTGAACCCAGATCTAAGGGTTTGTATTCTTTGTCGAGAAGACCTTGGTAGCCATGAATAACGGCTGTGACCTGAAGTTTATGATAAATACCTGTTCTTACAACCGCTCGTATGGCGGCGTTCATGCCGGGGGCGTCGCCACCGCTGGTGAGAACTGCTATGTGTTTTAGTTTTTTTACGTTGAAGTGGCTCATGCTTATTTACGTATGCTGTAAAGTTCCTTTATTCAACGTAAAAGTCGCGGGCTTTAGTGGTCGGCGGCATAAAAAAACCGCGCTACTATTATGCAACGCGGTCTCAATTTACATATTTATAAAAGCTTCTGTGTAGCTTTTATTATTTTACCATTTGTTTAAATTCACGGCCTGCTTTGAATTTGGGGTAGTTGCAAGCGGGGATGGTAATGGCTTTTCCTGTTTGAGGATTACGGCCTTTGCGAGTTTTACGTTTTGCTTTTGCGAATGTACCGAAGCCAACGAGTTTTACATCGTCACCTTTTTTTACAGTTTTGCGAATAACTTCGAGGGTGTTGTCTAAAGTCAATTCGATTTGGCTTTTTGACATTTTGGTAGCTTTAGCAACTGCTTCGATGAGTTCTGCTTTATTCATTGGTGTTACCCCTGTTTTGTTGTTGTGAACCAATCTTTTCCAAGACCGACCCGGTTTTTAATAAATTCAATTGTTATAGCAAAAGTAGGCCAAATAGCTCTTTTAAGGTCAAGGATTTTTTTGAATTATTCTTCTTCGTCTTTACTTGTCGGTTGGCTATCGTCTTCATCGTTTGGTTGGTGATCACTTGGAACAGCATGTTTTTCCATGGCCCAATCACCCAGATCAATAAGTTTGCATCGCTCAGTGCAAAAAGGACGAGTGGGATTATTCTCCCAGGTCGTCTCTTTTTTGCATTGAGGGCATTGAACCTTCATGGGTAAAGGCTCTTAGAATGTTGGGGGAGTAAATGGTGGAGTGTAACCACCTGGATAACCGCCGGGATAACTTCCAGGATAACTTCCGGGATAACCGCCGGGACCCATTGGGGGATAAACGCTTTGCTTTCGACGAAACACAAGGCCATGACCAAAATATCCACCATCCATTTTTACTTGAATAGAAATATTGCGATTCGCTTGAGCTTGGTCAATTGGAAATAATGGATTACCAGTTGAGGTAACTTCAAATGTCCACTGTGATGCCATGTCTGGTCTAAAAAATAAGCTTGTCGCAGTTGCAGATGATTCTGTCACTTGTGCTAAGCCCGTTAATGGAACTCCAGAACCAGAAGATGATCCGTGTATTCCGGAAGTCGTGTATCCACCGACATCAAGTACAACTCGCGCAGTTGGCGGTTGGCCATTTACAGTGGGATTAAAAATAATTTCAATGCGAGCACTC contains these protein-coding regions:
- a CDS encoding HU family DNA-binding protein produces the protein MNKAELIEAVAKATKMSKSQIELTLDNTLEVIRKTVKKGDDVKLVGFGTFAKAKRKTRKGRNPQTGKAITIPACNYPKFKAGREFKQMVK
- a CDS encoding ABC transporter substrate-binding protein; its protein translation is MSIRILVALISFTLALTGCTKGCTAKQGGDSAATPAAESNEILVGEYGSMTGGEATFGISTHQGIELAFNEINAAGGVRGKKLKLLSLDDQGKPEEAATAVTKLITQNKVVAVLGEVASSRSLAAAPIAQQYKVPMLTPSSTNPKVTEVGDYIFRVCFIDPFQGTVMAKFAREHLKVKNVAIMKDVKSDYSVGLANFFKETFTKMGGVIVSEQTYVSNDIDFKAQLTSIKSGKVKPEAIFIPGYYTEVGLIARQARQLGLKVPLMGGDGWDSSKLFEIGKEAINGGYFSNHYTTDTEDPKARDFIARFKTAYNVEPDGLSAMGYDAALVLVDAMNRAKSLSPADIRDALATTKDYPGVTGKITIDEQRNATKSAVVVKVDGTTNKYVTTINP
- the pfkA gene encoding 6-phosphofructokinase: MSHFNVKKLKHIAVLTSGGDAPGMNAAIRAVVRTGIYHKLQVTAVIHGYQGLLDKEYKPLDLGSVSNIIQRGGTIIKTGRCKDFYHATGRTKAAKNFKAAGFDALVAIGGDGTFTGAQALWKEHTIPIIGVPGTIDNDVYGTDFTIGFDTAVNTGVEAIDKIRDTAASHDRLFIVEVMGRNSGHIALEVGLACGAEEVFIPENKVSIKHVLSIINRGIKRGKRSSLLICAEGDKPGQAYEFAKEIKKQSRFDAKVCILGHIQRGGSPTAKDRNLASRLGAAAVDFIRSGQCAVMAGEKDLKIVAVPLKDTFTKKKRINEDWLRLESILSI
- a CDS encoding DNA gyrase inhibitor YacG; the encoded protein is MKVQCPQCKKETTWENNPTRPFCTERCKLIDLGDWAMEKHAVPSDHQPNDEDDSQPTSKDEEE